The Elephas maximus indicus isolate mEleMax1 chromosome 17, mEleMax1 primary haplotype, whole genome shotgun sequence DNA segment ttgccaggactgaggagaACGACACACATTCGAAGTCCCATGGTTGGTTGTCACCTTTGACTGAGGTTCTACTGTTTCTGACTCTATTCAAAATCTGACAGTCatgagatttggttgctatgaaaCCCACATGTTGCCTTTGTTTTCTAAGaaagagattaagtttctagcagggtttGACCCATAATTTTGCCCTCTAGTTATGATTCCTGTTCACCCCAATTTAAGACACTTGGGTCTGTTCTGGGtttgcttcctcagccatgatTGAACCAGAAAGAACCATTCTAAGTCcaggttcaaattcatcagcagctccatgggagaaaacacctagcaatctgcttccataaatattacagcctaggaaactctatggagcagttctactctgtattatacagttgctatgagtctgaatcgactacaTGGCAATGGAGTTTTTTTGGAAGCTatgtttaaggagtcctggtggtacatgattaagcactcagctgctaaccaaaagtttggcagttagaacccaccagcttctagactagagaaagatgtggcagtctgcttctgtaaaggtttgcagccttagaaacactatggggcagttctgccctgtcctattaGATCAATATGGGCCAGAATAGATCCCATGACAAAGGATTGGGCTTGGTTTTaagttgtttatttttatatttcttgatttgttttgtctGATAAAAGGCacaggagaaaattttaaatagaatataTGCCTACCACAAGTGTGTAACTTATTAGTAATTCATGATTAGAAAGGTCTATATTTTTCTTGCTAAtgtattaaagagaaaaaaaaaactgtaattgtaaaaGATTGTCATCGTTTTTGAGCCAATACAGCATACTTGCTCTGGACTGGGGGAATACTTATTCGGAGAAGAACTTGAAGGGTACGtttgaaataaataaagaggAATATACCAGGTGTAACATAGATGGGAAAAACTTAGAGAAGGGTGATAAACTATCAGCATGGAgttactgttttgttgttgttgctctggtgatggtggtggtgattgtTTTTATAGCAGCTTTGACATATAATCACTTACCACAAAACTTACCCTCTTAAAGTGTGCCATTCAAGGTTTTTAAGTAAGTTCATTGAATTGTACCATcctcaccactatctaattttagaacactcTCATCATCCCCTAGAAAATTCCCCACACTCACTGGCAGTCAATCTTCACTATCCCTTTCCTCTACCATGCGGCAGATGCTaagttattttctgtctctataaatctGTCTATTCTGaactttcatatgaatggaatcatacaataggtGGCCTTTTGTgaatggcttctttcatttaagaTAATATTTTCAAGTTTCATGCATGATGTGCCATGTCTCAGTATTTCATTGCTTCTTATTGTAGAATAACAATCTGTTTtacggatataccacattttgtttattcatttatcacttgatagacatttgggctaTTTCCACTCTTTGACTGTTATGAATAATTCTTCCCTGAATATTCATGAGTAAGTTTTTATGTGCATGTATATTTTCAATTATCTTGGTTATGTACCTAAGAGCGTAATTGCTGGCTAACTCTGTATTTAACATTTTGATGAAATGCctaagcagctgtaccattttacaattccatgAGCAATGTATGAGGTTTCCAATTTCTGCACATCCATGTCAAAGCTTGTTATTGCCTGTCTTTTGAATTATAGTCATTCTAGTGTGTGTGAAGTGtggctcattgtggttttatttcCATGCTTCTATTGATCAATGATGTTCAACATCTTTTAATgtgtttgtatatcttctttagcgtgttcttcccttttaattttctaactccagatcttggcacatttcattataatactttactttgtcttcttgatccaccatttgaaatcttctgcttagCTCTGgcacttcataatttcttccttctgctctgtgttcaagagcaagcttcaaatcttttctgacatctgtttttggtcttttattccctccctttctgtcttcatgatcttttgctttcttcatgtttgatgtccttgatgtcatcccacaactcgtctggtctttggtcgttagtgttcagtgcgtaaaatccattcttgaggtggtctctaaattcaagtgggataactcaaggtcatattttaattttcttcaccttcagtttgaacttgcataggaacagTTGATGGTGTGTTCTGTAGTTGtctcctggccttcttctgactgatgatatcgaacttttccatcatctttttccacagatacaaTCAATTTGATTACAGCTTATTGCATGTGGCAAAATCCACTTGTTTAGTTGGTGTTTATGTTGAtgtaaaaagatatttccaattaataagttgttggtctggTAAAAGTATATCATGAGGCCTTCCATGCCATTGATattaccaaggccacattttccagctactgatccttctttgtttccaactcactttatttttcaaaacaagtCAATTAATTGTGTACCtaaaaaggtaagcagtttttcCTGGCACCATTACTAAATTCTAGATAAGTCACTTTTACATATAATTTTGCAGTGTTATGATGCTATGCAAAGACTAACAGGCCCTCACTCTAGAAAGACTCCTTCACAATCATGGGTAAACTCTATTCCTATAGATAAGAAGCTTCAACAAGAGAAAGCTATttgttaacaaacaaaaatttttcaaaatataattatttaaaactttAGAGGACTTTAGCTTTAACAATAATCCACAAAGTAATAAGCATGTGTAAATTGCCAATCCCAAAGATCGAGATTACTTTATAACAACCTTCATCTTAAGTATTATACTTGAAATATCTTGGAACATGAAAGCAGAGGACTCCACAGAAGGTGgaattttggctttatatttatttgtttttaggtaTCACTTGCACAGTGCAAGCTCATACCTTCAGCAAATATTTTAGTGGCAGAATGGCACCTTACTCTGATAATAGGACAATTTAAATGAAACTGACAATTTGGGAAAGATAAAGGCTTTTGACTTATTTCAAGTTGTAAAGTTAGTTATGTCCTTTTATCCATTCACCATTCATTGAGCAATCTGAGAATGGATAAACGACAAGTACAGGAATCAAAACTGAGATCTAATATAGATGCTGGTCCAATTGGAATCACAGAAAAATGTTAATTATTGCTATCACAAATTTTTTCTAGTTCTTATATTCAATGAATCTCTCATGTATTTTGCacatgattttgttgttgttgttgttgttggtttgtttgtttttagcagaTTGGTATTTCCAGAAGATGTCAGCATTAGTTCAAgtcttttattataaattttatttcacataaaaaaatagtaatatcAACTTCACATTCATTCTTATGTCAAcactcttttccttgtttttgacgTACCATCAATCTTTGATGATATCCTTTgatctcttattttttttaatgtagaacaATTATCATGGTATACCATGGCAGAAACTCATCAACTTCCTTCAAAACTCACATCTCAGAGGTATATACATTCTTTCTGCTTTGGTCTTTAATGCCatcaaaaaatttttctttaatgccATCAAGGGAGTAATAAAAGGCCTGATTTGAAAGTGAATGCAAAATACACCAAGACAACTTGCCTGGACATGCAAAGACAGGATAGTCTAAATACCATGCAAAATTTCCATTCTGTAGCTATGATCCTCCAGAACAAAAGCCTCAAGTGTCATGGACCACATCAGGTTATACAAGAGTATGTAACACATGGTGTTTTGAGAATGAATGAGTTCTATCTTGAGTCATAGGAACTTCTGAGTTCTCCTCATTAGAAAACACATTTCCTCTCTGGATGTGAAGCTGAATTTGAGTGATATACTTAATGTTGGTCATTCAGTTACTTTCCAGAAACACTATTTCTATATTTGTAAATTGGTGCCAGTAGCCAATGTACTTGTCGTTTATCCATTCTCAGATTGCTCAATGAATGGTGAATGGATAAAGGGAGACCAGCCTACATCAGTGGTCAATACATTATTTTTGTACTTTCCATTAATACTTGCCTCATGTTAATTGTGGTGAATGGTTTCTCTGATATGACAGAGATAAGATAGGAGAGCAAACATGAGTagctaaaagaagaaatggaaggtgAAATGGGGAAAGACCCATATAGAGATAGACAGGCCTTCTGTCATATACTGATCACTTGTTACAATATGCCTAACTATGGGGAAAAATTAAACCAGTTTGAGCCTTAGCGACCTAATATGTAAAATAAGTATATTAGTAATTGTCGAGGAAACTCTGTACAGTCCAAATGtttaaagagacaaagaagaaagtcctggtgatacacttccaaaaaatcagccattgaaaaccttgtggagcatagctctgctctgacacacatgggattgccataagtcagaatcaactcaatggcaacaaatgcTTAGTCCTTGGTGGTATATGTTTTTCAGAAGAGTTGAGAAAATTGCAAATAAGGCATGAAaactgctttgttgttgttgttgttagatttcATTGAGCAGATTTTCAACTCTTACTGATCTCACATGGTAGAacagaactacaccatagggttcTCTAAGCTGGTAATGTTTACGGAAGCATATTACCATgtatttctcccatagagccacttGGGGGgattgaacttccaaccttccagttaacatccaagtgcttaaccattgtaccaacaGGGCTCAGAACACTCAAAATTCCAAGTTATCAAAACAGTTCTTTGAATGTTCAGACTGGTCAGTACTAAAACCCACCCTTATAgcacagaaattaaaaacaatataatTTCATCTGATGTTTATTTGCATGACCCATAATACAGGGATCTCAACATAGaacagggacagagagagagaactgcaGATACCTGAATGATAAGACTTGCATCTGTTTCACACTGCATAAATTAACACCTACCtctaatttcttcttctcttccataAAATTCCCAGAGGAAAATGGCAGCAGAAAATGACTCCACAGTGACTGAGTTCATCTTTGCTGGGCTGACAGAAAAGCCAGAACTCCAGCtgcccctctttcttttcttcctaggagTATATGTGGTCACAGTGGTGGGCAACCTGGGCATGATCACACTGATTGGGCTCAGTTCTTAcctgcacacccccatgtactatttcctcagcAGTTTGTCCTTCATTGATCTCTGCCAGTCCACTGCTATTACCCCCAAAATGCTGATGAGCTTTGTGACAGAGAAGAATACCATTTCCTACCCTGAATGCATGACTCAGctctatttctttcttgtttttgctgTTGCAGAGTGTCATATGTTGGCTGTGATGGCATATGATCGCTATGTTGCCATCTGTAACCCACTGCTTTACAATGTCACCATGTCTTATCAGGTCTGCTCCTGGTTGGTCGTTGAGGTATATATGATGGGCTTGACTCTTGCCACAGCTCACATAGGTTGCATGCTAAAAGTGATTTTCTGTAAGGCTAAAATAATCAACCATTACTTCTGTGACATTTTAGCACGTCTGGAGCTCTCCTGCTCCAATACCTACATCAACGAAGTGGTACTTTTGTGCTtcagtgtatttaatattcttacaCCAACCTTGACCATCCTTGGTACCTATGTCTCCATCATTGCCAGCATACTGCGAATCCACTCCACTGAGGGCAGGTCCAAAGCCTTCAGCACATGCAGCTCCCACTTCTCGGCTGTTACACTATTCTATGGTTCTCTAGCATTCATGTACCTGCAGCCATCAAATGCCAACTCCATGGACCAAAGCaaagtgtcttctgtgttttACACCATTATTGTGCCAATGCTGAACCCCCTGATTTACAGCCTAAGGAATAAGGACGTCAAAGTTACTTTCAATAAAATCATTGAGAAAAGACCATTTTGCATTAGCAAAGATTTCTAATTCTTGGAGAAGATTCAGTAAGGAAGGAGTCCAGAGACAGCAACATATATACACAAGCAGTGAGATTACTGCCAACAATTTATTTAGAAGAACAGTCCCAAGGATAAGACTGGATTCATAGTGTCACGTGGAGGGAAGCCACATGAAGGGCAGTCAATTCCAGGAAGTCCCAGGGCTCACCCATAGTAACCCATATTAcctctaatcatttttttttttttttttaaatctttgaagGCTTTCATGTGGGGcaattataatttatatacatggGATCTGGCAATTTGTTAGATAAGACTTACCTATTATAATTCATAGAATGATCTGTTTGGCCTGTATCCTTTGATATTATTAATACTTTGTGTATTGGCCCTTGTTTATTAATGTGTGTAAATAAACCGGAAAAAAAACTAATacctaaaataaataatttttaaccaTTTGAAATCTATAAGATCAATCTGTACTAGTTACTAAGTGCAGAGAACTGTATTAAGGAATATGGGGGCATATGATGGATGATAAGACATAATTCCTGCCCACAAGGTGATAACTGTATGGTGGAAGATAACTCTTAGCAGCTCTTGGTGGCGCTAgctcccaccagctcctcctgccAGTTGCTGAGCTCCCAAATCTCTTGCTGGTGGTAGTAGAACCTGGATATATTTCCCCATCTTTCTCTAGAATGGTTCTTCAGACACTCTTAAAGACCAGGTAGTTCACTTTACTTTTAGAACCACTTCTAGATGAGAACTGTTCATTTTAGTGCTTCTGAGATTCAAAGCCTCCAAAACAGTCACATTAAGGAGACAAGCCTGGACATCCCCAAAAAACATCATGGTCTCGACTGCTCATCTCTATAAAGCTATCCCCAGGGACAGAGCACAGAGCTACTGGTTTTTTTGACCAAGTGTGAGCATTGACAGCTGGctaaagttgatttttaaaatcatctgaAAGGTCTAGCATGCATAAAACTGCTTGCTTTGCCATTAGCTTGTCAtcgatttaaaataaaaacattgtctagtcgatttctactcatagtgaccctttcagacagagtagaactgcccatagagtttccaggaagtgcctgatggattcgaactgccgacattttgattagcagcagtagctcttaactactacaccactagtGTTTCTAAATATGTAACGTTAATACCCTGATGTGATGTGACTCTTTACCTAACCGCATAAAATTGTAATGAGAGAGGTGAGGGTATTTCCCTTTTTGGAAACTAGAAGGAacatctttcttcattttctgtgcACTAATCAGTCCTTATCTACATACCTCATGTTTTAATGCTACAAAAAAATCTGTGTGTTTATCTATATCTGTATATTTGTATATGATTCttatatttgtgtatatgtataacagatatgtgtatgtatttgtattACACACATAAATGTGTACTGCTTAGATATGTTTTACAAGGGCTATGTGTGAGTCATTTTTATTGCATTACTCCAGGCACTGAACAAACAACATTCTGTAAGAAACTTTTTTTCCTCACTGATGGGTGATAGGTTAAATTAACTGTTTATAAGAATTGTATGTGTTTCAGaggatttatttatatatttcaagTGTAATGAGTTGCTTAATATGGCCCTTGtaaccatggtctttgtgactcaaaCACAATGATTAAtcagactatgcaaataaggtatatggaatctGTGATGGctgaggttatgtgtcaacttggctaggccatgattcccaatattgtgtggttgtactccattttatgtgtggtggatcctgacctctacatgttgatgaggcatTACTGGTATAGGGCGTGTCTTGGGTTGtagccttgcaggagggcatgactcaagtcctACCCTTACTAATGTtatgcccttccctggggtgtggcctgcatctaagatatgTGTTTGTGTCCTGGTGAGGCTCTTTCTCTTCTTATCTTGATCCCACTTCTGGTTAGTTATCAATTGACTTCAGGTTCTTGGGACTCAGGTCTGCTGTCCGACCTGTTGATTCTTGGAATCACAGGGCCCTACAGCCCCATTGGCCAGCAGCCTATTGCATGATGTGATTTGCCAGCTTcagcagccttgtgagccaggaGACTGTGATCTGATCTGCCGGTTTGGGCttctcagcccctgcagccactcAGGTTGGGAGAAGACTAAGCCTGACCCAAGAATTTGGGACTTACCAACCTCTActactgcatgagccatttcctctctatggttcctgagttctgtgagacattgcagagAATTAGAGAACCCAAAGGGGGGAGAgtgagtactgaggggagagggagtagttgatattAGAGATGATAGAGTGGTACAGCCGTTTGGAAAAGTttaacatttgggacatctttaacctcctccTCATAGACATGatctttgtgctgattcttataaaagaaattattcatttaatgtaAAAACTTTTTAAGGGTGTTAATGCATATAAAAATGTCTGAACCATCTCTAGTTATTCTGACAACTGGTGGAAGACATGCTATCGAAATATTAGAATAGGTATTATACAGGTTCCAAAATGGACATAAAGCGCTCCCacaaaaaaccaaggaaaaaaaattgttaaaaaacctTGAAGGAGTAAACCTTTAACAAATtaggaaagaaaatacaaaatgcaTAGTGCTTATAAAATACCTGTACAGAAGAATACACATAACCAAAAGTTTTAATAACAGCTGACAAcatgatatattaaatatattctaACAATAAGCCCCATGATGAACTTGATGAACTTGAATAATGTTGTCATACAGAGTTTATCTTTCATTTCCTCTAacataagttcttttttttttaatatccaaaaGAAAACAATTCTTCATTTACAATCACCATCTTCATGGACTTCAGTGTGTCACAGAGACAGAATTGACTTTTACCTACTACGTtaattaggattaggtttggctgtgagacacacacatgcacttgcacacaaacacagaaacacacacatgtacacacacagcaGAGTACCTTAACCAGAAGACAATTTTGTTGTGGTAGCTCAGTCATCAGGGACCTAAGCTTCTTTTCACTTGTTCCTCTGCTGGCTCTGCTATGTAGCTTTTACCTTATGGTCCTAGATAATAGCTCCAAATCCATCATTCATTGCCACCACCCAGTCAGCAGAAAGGAAGTTGTGAAGGAGAAGGGAATGCCCCCTCACTTGGAGCACACTACCTAGAAGTGATGCTAATATCCACTAATATCCCTTTGGCTAGGCTGAGTCACATCGCAAACCCAGATGCAAGGGAGGCAAAGAAATACCGTGGTTATCTTGCATGGCCATGTGCCAAACCAAGATTCAGGATACATACTattgaggaagaaaggaaaatgagTATAAATAATAATAGCCATTTCAGCTACATCTTACAAAATTTGTATTTAGTCCACAGACAACTCTATGTTGGTTTCTCAAGAGCTTAACATTTGGATTAGGCATGGTATCTAAGAAAAATGATAGTGTTAAATATGATTAAAATAGAATGCATatgcataaataaaatgtattaatattttaacAACTATTAAGATATGCTAGAAAAGCATAAACTCTGCTGGGTGGGGTAGCTCATAGACTATCTCCGCAAAGCTGGGTGCATGTCTATGGCCGTGCCTTCATTCATGCTGCTTCCCTATCCTGAAATGTCCTTTGATTCCATCCTGCCTTTCAAAATTTTACACATCTTTCAATGAAAAGCTCAAGTGTTTGTTTCTCCGTGCATTTTTTACCACACCAGGCTATCATTAGGCACATTTCTAGTTCATCACACATCCTATAGTAATAATGTCTTTTCTGGTATTGGTTACTGTTGATGAATGCTTGTGGATACCTCTGTCAAGATTGTCAAATTCTTGAGAACAGAAAATTT contains these protein-coding regions:
- the LOC126061000 gene encoding olfactory receptor 150-like — translated: MAAENDSTVTEFIFAGLTEKPELQLPLFLFFLGVYVVTVVGNLGMITLIGLSSYLHTPMYYFLSSLSFIDLCQSTAITPKMLMSFVTEKNTISYPECMTQLYFFLVFAVAECHMLAVMAYDRYVAICNPLLYNVTMSYQVCSWLVVEVYMMGLTLATAHIGCMLKVIFCKAKIINHYFCDILARLELSCSNTYINEVVLLCFSVFNILTPTLTILGTYVSIIASILRIHSTEGRSKAFSTCSSHFSAVTLFYGSLAFMYLQPSNANSMDQSKVSSVFYTIIVPMLNPLIYSLRNKDVKVTFNKIIEKRPFCISKDF